One Sulfurimonas crateris genomic window carries:
- a CDS encoding class I SAM-dependent methyltransferase produces the protein MRVEQLEELLEENTKDATEEFKRLFHGRGGLYEEYKHLTIDSIDTILSVGFYFEEESESELIEMLKRFVSSSRYKTLVIQRRYIKGYPSEVIVGELEQDTFAIENGMKLKLNLLSNQNSFYFPDMKNGRAFVRENAKDKNVLNLFSYTCAFSVAAKLGGALSVSNIDMSKGALSVGRSNHHLNGIDTKGVSFLPYNILKSFSRIKKRGPYDLIIIDPPTFQKGSFEATKDYQKIIKKLPEIAADECTLLACLNSPELDCDFLTELIKELTPDFEFVGRLENPKEFVSLDEQRSLKNLVFSRSKKQEEQI, from the coding sequence ATGAGAGTTGAACAACTAGAAGAACTTTTAGAAGAGAACACAAAAGATGCAACCGAAGAATTTAAGAGACTTTTTCACGGGCGCGGCGGTCTTTATGAGGAGTACAAGCACCTCACCATAGACTCCATTGACACCATACTCAGCGTAGGATTCTACTTTGAAGAGGAGTCTGAGAGTGAGCTTATAGAGATGCTAAAGCGGTTTGTATCTTCAAGCAGATATAAGACTCTTGTAATCCAGAGACGCTATATAAAAGGCTATCCAAGTGAGGTCATTGTAGGAGAGTTAGAGCAAGACACTTTTGCAATAGAGAACGGTATGAAGCTAAAATTAAACCTGCTCTCCAACCAAAACAGCTTCTACTTCCCAGATATGAAAAACGGCAGAGCGTTCGTGAGAGAGAATGCAAAAGATAAAAACGTGCTAAATCTCTTTAGTTACACCTGCGCTTTTAGTGTTGCGGCAAAACTGGGCGGCGCGCTAAGTGTCTCAAACATAGATATGAGCAAAGGCGCGCTCTCGGTGGGACGCTCAAACCACCATCTAAACGGCATCGACACAAAAGGGGTCAGTTTTTTACCCTACAATATTTTAAAGTCCTTCTCACGCATCAAAAAAAGAGGACCGTATGATCTAATCATCATAGACCCGCCAACCTTTCAAAAAGGGAGTTTTGAGGCTACAAAAGATTACCAAAAGATCATCAAAAAGCTGCCTGAGATAGCAGCGGACGAGTGCACGCTTCTTGCATGTCTGAACTCACCTGAACTTGATTGTGATTTTTTGACAGAGCTCATCAAAGAGCTCACCCCCGACTTTGAGTTTGTAGGGCGGCTTGAAAACCCAAAAGAGTTTGTAAGCCTAGATGAGCAAAGAAGCCTTAAAAATCTGGTGTTTAGTCGCAGTAAGAAGCAAGAAGAGCAGATTTAA
- a CDS encoding DJ-1 family glyoxalase III — protein sequence MSRVLVPLAEGFEEIEAINIIDVLRRGDIEVLIASLNAKREVKGAHNITVMAEMSINDVDVSSLDMIVLPGGWGGTVALRDDANVQRILKEMDAEGKNIGAICAAPLALHTAGVLKHNYTCYPTTEEQIREDGFSDSDMVVTDGNVMTSRGPATAICFALQIVKKLKGEQKYSEVKSALLASYCD from the coding sequence ATGAGCAGAGTTTTAGTGCCCTTGGCTGAGGGATTTGAAGAGATAGAAGCTATAAATATCATAGATGTACTAAGAAGAGGAGATATCGAGGTGCTTATCGCATCTTTGAACGCCAAAAGAGAGGTCAAGGGAGCGCACAATATCACTGTTATGGCAGAGATGAGCATAAACGATGTCGATGTATCTTCGCTGGATATGATAGTACTGCCGGGCGGTTGGGGCGGAACTGTTGCCTTACGCGATGATGCTAATGTGCAGAGGATATTAAAAGAGATGGACGCGGAGGGCAAAAATATCGGAGCTATCTGTGCGGCACCTCTGGCTCTGCATACGGCAGGAGTTCTAAAGCATAACTATACTTGTTATCCGACTACGGAAGAGCAGATAAGAGAGGACGGTTTTAGCGATAGTGACATGGTGGTTACAGATGGCAACGTGATGACTTCAAGAGGACCCGCAACTGCCATCTGTTTTGCTCTGCAGATAGTCAAAAAGTTAAAAGGCGAGCAGAAGTACAGCGAGGTTAAATCTGCTCTTCTTGCTTCTTACTGCGACTAA
- a CDS encoding decaprenyl-phosphate phosphoribosyltransferase, translating to MTETLKLFRIHQYIKNLFIFLPLLFSFSFSDSQDNLNVLVAFLLFSLLASSIYIFNDLLDINEDRAHPTKRNRPLASGSVSKNSAISLMLILSTTSLGISLLFNTELFTVLLIYFLLNIAYTLKLKHIAILDIFIIATGFVLRLFAGSSVTEIPLSMWIILMTFLLALFLALAKRRDDVLLSLEGQETRKNIDGYNLEFVNASMVLMAGVVIVSYLMYTISPEVESRLGTEHLYLTSFFVILGILRYMQITFVEEESGSPTKVVIRDKFLKLTILFWLISFIAIAKLT from the coding sequence TTGACTGAAACACTTAAGCTCTTTCGCATACATCAATATATAAAAAACCTCTTTATATTTCTGCCCCTGCTCTTCTCGTTTTCATTCAGTGACAGCCAAGACAATCTAAACGTACTAGTCGCTTTTTTGCTCTTTAGCCTTTTGGCAAGCAGTATCTACATCTTCAACGACCTTTTGGATATTAACGAAGACAGAGCCCATCCTACAAAGAGAAACCGCCCACTTGCAAGCGGAAGCGTCTCCAAGAACAGCGCGATCTCTCTTATGCTGATCCTCTCAACGACTTCACTCGGCATCTCGCTGCTCTTTAACACAGAACTTTTTACTGTTTTGCTTATCTATTTTCTTTTAAATATCGCCTATACGCTAAAACTGAAACATATTGCCATTTTGGATATTTTCATCATCGCTACAGGCTTTGTTCTTCGCCTCTTTGCAGGCTCAAGTGTGACGGAGATCCCACTCTCTATGTGGATCATACTTATGACATTTCTTTTGGCGCTATTTTTGGCACTTGCAAAAAGAAGAGACGATGTCCTTCTCTCGCTTGAGGGGCAGGAGACGCGCAAAAACATAGACGGCTACAACCTTGAGTTCGTAAACGCTTCTATGGTCTTGATGGCGGGAGTCGTGATTGTCAGCTACCTAATGTATACCATCTCGCCCGAAGTTGAGAGCAGACTCGGCACCGAGCATCTCTATCTTACCTCGTTTTTCGTCATCTTGGGAATTTTGCGCTATATGCAGATAACATTTGTGGAAGAGGAGAGCGGAAGCCCTACAAAAGTGGTCATTAGAGACAAGTTCTTAAAACTTACCATCCTCTTTTGGCTCATTAGTTTTATAGCGATCGCAAAGCTTACATGA
- a CDS encoding GtrA family protein, translating to MIALRYTLFAVLSTAVNIAFQYISFLIYSGFLALYVAMFVGTVAGLVLKYVLDKKYIFFHTPKSKKDDGKKFFLYSLMGIFTTFIFWGFEIGFDLAFEDEGAKYLGAVIGLSIGYIVKYYLDKRFVFKD from the coding sequence ATGATAGCACTTAGATATACGCTTTTTGCTGTTTTATCGACAGCCGTAAATATAGCCTTTCAGTATATAAGTTTTTTAATATACAGCGGGTTTTTGGCACTTTACGTAGCTATGTTCGTCGGAACGGTTGCGGGTTTGGTGCTTAAATATGTTCTTGATAAAAAATATATCTTTTTTCACACGCCTAAGAGCAAAAAGGATGACGGCAAAAAGTTTTTTCTCTACTCGCTTATGGGTATTTTTACTACATTTATCTTTTGGGGTTTTGAGATAGGGTTTGATCTCGCCTTTGAAGATGAGGGCGCAAAATATCTTGGTGCCGTTATTGGACTTAGTATAGGATATATAGTAAAATACTATCTCGATAAAAGATTTGTCTTTAAGGATTAG
- a CDS encoding FAD-binding oxidoreductase: MGLLSWGMFPKIITKKFSLRDRAALKSYIEETDEFIPYGNGRSYGDGALNENILHVKPYNNFLAFDEENGLLTCQAGVLLSEILDSVVKRGWFLKVTPGTKLITVGGAIASDVHGKNHHVEGCFSECVEEFSIMLPSGETEICKKGDELFYATCGGMGLTGVILSATISLKKINSKNIRQTTIKTKNLQETFEAFEKYQDMPYSVAWIDCLAKDEELGKCLLMVGDFADDGDLDYRSKKKLSIPFNFPSFALNNLSVKAFNWLYYAKAKDGTSKQKVDIDTFFYPLDAISNWNRIYGKGGFTQYQFILPKEHSYEGLKEILTKISDSGKGSFLAVLKLYGKANENYLSFPLEGYSLALDFKIEDGLFELLEALDEVVVKYGGRIYLTKDVRVSRETFEKGYEKIDKFREFRRENGMDKKLNSLQSKRVQI; this comes from the coding sequence GTGGGTCTGCTCAGCTGGGGAATGTTTCCAAAAATCATCACTAAAAAATTCTCTCTAAGAGATAGAGCTGCTTTAAAGAGCTATATAGAAGAAACGGACGAGTTCATCCCTTACGGAAACGGCAGAAGCTACGGTGATGGCGCACTAAATGAAAACATCCTACATGTAAAACCCTATAACAACTTTTTGGCTTTTGATGAAGAAAACGGACTTCTTACATGTCAAGCGGGCGTTCTTTTGAGCGAGATTTTAGACTCGGTTGTAAAGCGCGGCTGGTTTTTAAAGGTAACTCCCGGAACAAAACTCATTACAGTTGGCGGAGCGATCGCAAGCGACGTTCACGGCAAAAACCACCATGTAGAGGGGTGTTTTAGCGAGTGTGTCGAAGAGTTTAGCATCATGCTGCCAAGCGGCGAGACAGAAATTTGTAAAAAAGGGGACGAGCTTTTTTATGCAACTTGCGGAGGGATGGGGCTTACGGGCGTTATTTTGAGTGCGACAATCAGCCTTAAAAAGATCAACTCCAAAAATATACGTCAGACAACCATCAAGACAAAAAACCTCCAAGAGACCTTTGAAGCCTTTGAAAAATATCAAGATATGCCCTACTCCGTCGCATGGATAGACTGCTTGGCAAAAGATGAGGAGCTTGGAAAGTGTCTGCTTATGGTAGGCGATTTTGCGGATGACGGCGACTTGGATTACAGAAGCAAAAAAAAGCTCTCCATCCCTTTTAACTTCCCCTCATTCGCACTCAACAACCTGAGCGTAAAGGCTTTTAACTGGCTCTACTACGCAAAAGCAAAAGATGGCACCTCAAAACAGAAAGTGGACATCGACACATTTTTTTATCCACTTGACGCTATTAGCAACTGGAACAGGATCTACGGCAAGGGCGGTTTTACGCAGTACCAGTTCATCCTTCCAAAAGAGCATAGTTACGAGGGGTTAAAAGAGATACTGACAAAAATCTCAGACTCAGGAAAAGGGTCATTTTTGGCGGTCTTGAAACTCTACGGCAAAGCAAATGAGAACTATCTCTCTTTTCCTCTTGAAGGCTATTCGCTCGCGCTTGACTTTAAGATAGAGGACGGGCTTTTTGAGCTTTTAGAGGCTCTTGATGAAGTGGTCGTTAAATATGGCGGCAGGATCTACCTTACAAAAGATGTCCGTGTAAGTCGTGAGACCTTTGAGAAAGGGTATGAGAAAATAGATAAATTTAGAGAGTTTAGAAGAGAAAACGGTATGGATAAAAAATTAAATTCACTGCAGTCAAAAAGGGTTCAAATATGA
- a CDS encoding SDR family oxidoreductase, producing MSYVLIIGAKSDIAKEVARIYAKNGYNIYLAARESDSLEDLKQDIETRSGVDVKLKEFDITAYETHEDFYASLEEKPLGVIVVSGYMPEQKSAQKSWDETLRAINVNYTGAVSILNIVANDFEKERRGFIVGVSSVAGDRGRKANYIYGSSKAAFSAYLSGLRNRLYESGVEVLTVKPGFVATKMTENLDLPENLTAEPCNVAEDIFSAQQKGRNTLYTKPIWFFIMLIIKHIPEFIFKKMSI from the coding sequence ATGAGTTACGTACTAATAATAGGCGCAAAAAGCGATATCGCCAAAGAGGTGGCACGCATCTATGCAAAAAACGGCTACAACATCTATCTTGCAGCCAGAGAGAGTGACTCTTTGGAGGATTTAAAACAAGATATTGAGACAAGAAGCGGAGTTGACGTAAAGCTAAAAGAGTTTGACATAACGGCTTACGAAACGCATGAGGATTTTTACGCTTCGCTTGAAGAGAAACCGCTAGGTGTAATCGTGGTCTCTGGTTATATGCCAGAGCAAAAGAGTGCGCAAAAGAGCTGGGATGAGACTCTAAGAGCCATAAATGTAAACTATACCGGTGCGGTCAGCATACTAAACATTGTCGCGAACGATTTTGAGAAAGAGAGACGCGGTTTTATCGTAGGTGTAAGCTCTGTTGCAGGAGACAGAGGCAGAAAAGCAAACTATATCTACGGAAGCTCAAAGGCTGCTTTTAGCGCCTACTTGAGCGGTCTTAGAAACAGGCTTTATGAGAGCGGTGTGGAGGTTCTTACCGTAAAACCGGGATTTGTCGCTACTAAAATGACCGAAAACCTAGATCTACCTGAGAACTTAACCGCAGAGCCGTGCAATGTCGCCGAAGATATTTTTAGTGCTCAGCAAAAGGGCAGAAATACTCTTTATACAAAACCGATCTGGTTTTTTATCATGCTTATCATCAAGCATATTCCAGAATTTATATTTAAAAAAATGAGCATATGA
- a CDS encoding glycosyltransferase family 39 protein, which produces MIQNYKKEVTLLGAIFALKLLILTLLPLTGDEAYFIKWADNLSMGYYDHPPMVGWVIYLMSHIADSHIFFRLFAVVTTFVAAFVIYKIALLYNVDEKKALFTSFIFLASPVDVLLSLMTNDVALLFFSSLGTLFLLYSLEKREWFGYALLAGVFLGSAFLSKYFAIFLLFSLLVFTLLIYKTKAIKSVLVVSVIVSLFIAQNLYFNYNSCWNNILFNFFARTQDSSYNIGSVLGYFGLILYILTPWGAYYLFKTEFEKITLFKLLLSILGVAFFIFLIVSLKNKIGLHWFLIFIPYIFLLFAFLQNEKQLKLFRYNAIFTFVHAAILITILLLPTSILKEHKKYSDIVMYTQPKALCGELEKFDDERIFTYSYSTASLLSHYCQRDITVLFNNSKYGRLDDKLFDVRDIAGKDITLFNKREVNSKELQNVCSSFELDSFEVDGATFYSAKCIGFDYGEYKKRYLDFQNENFYNIPSWLPVVACYFKERYYQ; this is translated from the coding sequence ATGATACAGAACTACAAAAAAGAGGTAACGCTTCTTGGGGCTATTTTTGCCCTTAAACTTCTTATTTTAACGCTACTTCCGCTAACGGGAGATGAAGCCTACTTCATAAAGTGGGCTGACAATCTAAGTATGGGTTACTATGACCATCCGCCAATGGTGGGCTGGGTAATATACCTTATGAGCCATATTGCAGACTCTCACATCTTTTTTAGGCTCTTTGCGGTTGTGACCACATTTGTGGCGGCTTTTGTCATCTATAAGATTGCCCTGCTTTATAACGTGGATGAGAAAAAAGCTCTCTTTACATCGTTTATTTTTCTGGCTTCTCCGGTAGACGTTCTGCTCTCACTGATGACCAACGATGTTGCCCTGCTCTTTTTTAGCTCACTCGGAACCCTGTTTCTGCTCTATTCGCTTGAGAAGAGAGAGTGGTTTGGCTATGCGCTTTTAGCAGGTGTGTTTCTTGGTTCTGCATTTTTAAGTAAATATTTTGCCATCTTTTTGCTCTTCTCTCTTCTTGTTTTTACTCTTCTCATCTACAAAACAAAAGCGATAAAGAGTGTTTTGGTTGTGAGTGTTATTGTATCCCTCTTTATCGCTCAAAATCTCTATTTTAACTACAACAGCTGCTGGAACAACATACTCTTTAACTTTTTTGCAAGAACACAAGACAGCAGCTATAACATAGGAAGTGTTCTTGGCTATTTTGGGCTGATTCTCTACATTTTAACTCCGTGGGGAGCCTACTATCTCTTTAAAACAGAGTTTGAAAAAATAACACTCTTTAAACTTCTGCTCTCAATTTTAGGCGTAGCTTTTTTTATCTTTTTAATAGTCTCGCTTAAAAACAAGATCGGACTTCACTGGTTTTTGATATTTATTCCATATATTTTTCTACTCTTTGCTTTTTTACAAAACGAAAAACAGCTCAAACTATTTAGATACAACGCTATTTTTACATTTGTTCATGCGGCTATTCTTATCACTATTTTACTGCTTCCGACCTCTATTTTAAAGGAGCACAAAAAGTACTCGGACATTGTTATGTATACTCAGCCAAAAGCACTCTGCGGTGAACTTGAGAAATTTGATGATGAGAGGATCTTTACCTACAGCTACTCAACTGCCTCACTTCTCTCCCACTACTGTCAAAGAGATATTACGGTTCTCTTTAACAACTCAAAGTACGGCCGCTTAGATGACAAGCTCTTTGACGTAAGAGATATAGCAGGCAAAGACATTACGCTCTTTAACAAAAGAGAGGTAAACTCCAAAGAGCTGCAAAATGTTTGTTCATCCTTTGAATTAGACTCATTTGAAGTGGACGGTGCGACTTTTTACAGTGCAAAATGCATCGGTTTTGATTACGGTGAGTATAAAAAACGCTATCTTGACTTTCAAAATGAGAATTTTTACAATATCCCGTCTTGGCTTCCCGTAGTAGCTTGCTATTTTAAAGAGAGGTATTATCAATGA
- a CDS encoding HAD family hydrolase yields the protein MNLALFDFDGTLTTKDSLDEFLKQSVGIKKYLLNMFRFLPYFILWQTKLMNNGVAKEHLFRIFFKGMDEELFKNKAKEFSLTKLDSIINEERIKILREHQKNGDRVIIVSASMQCWLQPWCDKEGVELLCTHLKFEDGSFSGKFLTPNCHGIEKANRIKAHLNIEEYETVHAYGDSSGDKEMLALAHKSTLY from the coding sequence ATGAATCTAGCACTTTTTGATTTTGACGGCACGCTCACTACAAAAGATTCGCTTGATGAGTTTTTAAAGCAGAGTGTCGGCATAAAAAAATATCTTCTCAATATGTTTCGCTTTCTCCCCTACTTTATACTCTGGCAGACAAAACTGATGAATAACGGTGTTGCAAAAGAGCATCTCTTTAGAATATTTTTCAAGGGGATGGATGAGGAGCTTTTTAAAAACAAAGCAAAAGAGTTCTCTCTCACAAAACTTGACTCAATAATCAATGAAGAGAGAATAAAAATATTAAGAGAACATCAGAAAAACGGTGACAGAGTTATCATCGTCTCAGCCTCGATGCAGTGCTGGCTTCAGCCTTGGTGTGACAAGGAAGGTGTCGAGCTTCTATGCACGCATTTAAAATTTGAAGATGGCAGTTTCAGCGGCAAGTTTTTAACCCCGAACTGCCACGGCATAGAAAAAGCAAATCGCATAAAAGCACACCTGAATATAGAGGAGTATGAAACAGTGCACGCATACGGAGACAGCTCAGGAGACAAAGAGATGCTCGCTCTTGCGCATAAAAGCACATTATATTAA
- a CDS encoding quinone-dependent dihydroorotate dehydrogenase, whose translation MIDYQTIKPWLFKLQPESAHHLAEFALRLPNICQIPFNPFLESHFVTNEILKQELFGRTFLNPIGLGAGFDKNATMIRGMQILGFGFTEIGTVTPKPQEGNPKPRMFRHIEERSIQNAMGFNNDGLLKVQRRLKERYPFTTPIGINIGKNKVTPEAEAINDYTTLIKALHELGDYMVINISSPNTPGLRDLQNEEFITRLFEEAKAITTKPILLKIAPDMSKEDAVALTTLAVEKGADGIIATNTTIDYSLVKEPKDIGGLSGAVLCEKSFEIFEAVAKELYGKTTLISVGGIDSAKEAYRRIKAGASLVQIYSGLIFGGPDMIKEINLELTELIRADGYTNITQAIGADRK comes from the coding sequence ATGATAGATTATCAAACCATTAAACCTTGGCTGTTTAAGCTCCAACCTGAGAGCGCTCACCATCTTGCAGAGTTTGCACTTAGATTGCCAAATATCTGCCAAATACCTTTCAATCCGTTTCTGGAGTCTCACTTTGTTACAAACGAGATTTTAAAACAGGAGCTCTTTGGGCGTACTTTTTTAAACCCGATCGGTCTTGGTGCGGGTTTTGATAAAAATGCGACCATGATCCGCGGTATGCAGATATTGGGATTTGGCTTTACAGAGATCGGAACCGTTACTCCTAAGCCTCAAGAGGGAAATCCAAAGCCTAGAATGTTTCGCCATATTGAGGAGCGCAGCATTCAAAATGCGATGGGCTTCAACAATGACGGACTGCTCAAAGTTCAGCGAAGACTAAAAGAGCGCTACCCTTTTACAACACCTATAGGGATAAACATAGGCAAAAACAAGGTCACACCTGAAGCCGAAGCTATCAACGACTACACGACTCTTATAAAAGCGCTTCATGAGCTGGGTGATTATATGGTTATCAACATCTCATCTCCAAACACTCCTGGGCTTCGTGATCTGCAAAACGAAGAATTTATAACGAGACTTTTTGAAGAAGCTAAGGCGATAACCACAAAGCCGATTTTGTTAAAAATTGCGCCCGACATGAGCAAAGAGGATGCGGTAGCACTCACAACACTTGCGGTAGAAAAAGGGGCTGATGGCATTATTGCGACAAATACTACCATTGACTACTCGCTTGTAAAAGAGCCAAAAGATATAGGCGGGCTTAGCGGTGCGGTTCTTTGTGAGAAGAGCTTTGAGATATTTGAAGCGGTTGCAAAAGAGCTTTACGGCAAAACGACACTTATCTCGGTCGGCGGCATCGACTCTGCTAAAGAAGCATACAGACGCATAAAAGCGGGAGCTTCTCTTGTTCAGATATATAGCGGTCTCATCTTCGGCGGACCCGATATGATAAAAGAGATAAACTTGGAGCTTACAGAGCTCATCCGTGCAGACGGCTACACAAACATAACCCAAGCGATAGGTGCGGATAGAAAATAG
- a CDS encoding M16 family metallopeptidase, producing the protein MASSLPKYETKTLKNGLQIVVIPLKNNTNVISTDIFYKVGSRNEVMGKTGIAHMLEHMNFKSTKNLDAGEFDKEVKSVGGVNNASTSFDYTHYYIKSSTLNLDKSIELYAELMQNLNLKDKEFQPERDVVAEERRWRTENSPLGYLYFALFNNAYVYHPYHWTPIGFMNDIQTWTLKDIKDFHKTYYQPNNAILMVTGDVDPKEVFKKAKKRFGHIKNKAEIPEFKFVEPEQDGPKRVLLKRDSEVEMIAIAFHIPDFKHEDQVTLSAISEILYSGKSSRLYKELMDKKHLVNSVYAYNMENIDPGLFIFLATCNPGVKAEDVERELIKQIELIKNKPVTQKELEKVKINSKADFIYSLESSTSVANLFGSYLVRGDLTPLLTYEENIEKISQEKVQEVAKKYFDFDRSTTLILKKGN; encoded by the coding sequence ATGGCATCATCACTACCAAAATATGAAACAAAAACACTTAAAAACGGTCTGCAGATCGTTGTCATCCCCCTAAAAAACAACACAAACGTCATTAGCACCGACATTTTCTACAAAGTAGGAAGCAGAAACGAGGTCATGGGTAAAACAGGGATCGCCCATATGCTCGAACATATGAACTTCAAATCTACAAAAAACCTAGATGCGGGAGAGTTTGACAAAGAGGTAAAAAGCGTTGGAGGGGTAAACAACGCCTCTACAAGTTTTGACTATACTCACTACTACATCAAATCAAGCACGCTAAATCTTGATAAATCAATTGAACTCTACGCTGAACTTATGCAAAACCTAAATCTAAAAGATAAAGAGTTTCAGCCTGAGCGCGACGTAGTAGCCGAAGAGAGACGCTGGAGAACGGAGAACTCTCCGCTTGGGTATCTCTACTTTGCACTCTTTAACAATGCTTATGTTTACCACCCTTACCACTGGACGCCTATCGGGTTTATGAATGACATTCAGACTTGGACGCTCAAAGACATCAAGGATTTTCACAAAACGTACTATCAGCCAAACAATGCCATTTTGATGGTAACAGGCGACGTTGATCCAAAAGAGGTCTTTAAAAAGGCTAAAAAAAGATTTGGGCATATTAAAAACAAAGCTGAGATTCCTGAGTTTAAATTTGTAGAGCCTGAGCAAGACGGTCCAAAAAGAGTGCTTCTAAAAAGAGATAGTGAGGTGGAGATGATCGCCATAGCCTTTCACATACCCGACTTTAAGCATGAAGACCAAGTAACCTTAAGTGCGATATCCGAGATATTATACTCAGGTAAAAGCTCAAGACTATACAAAGAGCTGATGGACAAAAAGCATCTTGTAAACAGCGTTTACGCATACAATATGGAAAATATCGACCCGGGTCTATTTATATTTTTAGCGACCTGCAACCCCGGAGTAAAAGCCGAAGATGTTGAACGTGAGCTTATAAAACAGATTGAACTCATAAAGAACAAGCCTGTAACTCAAAAAGAGCTTGAGAAGGTAAAGATCAACTCCAAAGCGGACTTCATCTACTCTCTTGAGAGCTCCACTTCTGTAGCAAACCTATTTGGAAGCTACCTTGTGCGCGGAGACCTTACACCGCTTTTGACCTATGAGGAAAATATTGAAAAGATCAGTCAGGAAAAAGTACAAGAAGTCGCAAAAAAGTACTTCGATTTTGACAGATCAACAACGCTAATTTTAAAGAAAGGGAACTAA
- the dapA gene encoding 4-hydroxy-tetrahydrodipicolinate synthase, with protein sequence MNIVTGSTTALITPFKNGKLDEQTYADLIKRQIKNGINAVCPVGTTGESATLTYEEDKRCMEIAVEVCRGTDTKVLAGAGSNSTAEAIEAAKTAQKCGVDAIFSVAPYYVKPSQEGLYQHYKSIAEAVPELPFMLYNVPGRTVVDITADTVIRLFDDVKNIYGIKEATGSLERSVELLSRRPELKVFSGDDAIDYPILANGGAGITSVTANLLPDLKSELVRLALSGDYKGSKAINDKLFPINKALFLESNPIMIKAAMYIAGLIKTLEYRLPLVAPSAQNMKILEEVMKNYEIKGL encoded by the coding sequence ATGAATATAGTTACAGGTTCAACAACTGCACTCATCACTCCGTTTAAAAATGGAAAGCTCGATGAGCAAACATATGCAGACCTGATAAAAAGACAGATCAAAAACGGCATAAATGCGGTATGCCCTGTGGGAACGACAGGAGAGAGCGCTACTCTTACATACGAAGAGGATAAAAGATGCATGGAGATAGCTGTAGAAGTATGCCGCGGAACCGATACAAAAGTTCTTGCAGGTGCGGGTAGCAACTCTACAGCAGAGGCCATAGAAGCAGCAAAAACAGCTCAAAAATGCGGTGTTGACGCGATATTCTCAGTTGCTCCGTACTATGTAAAACCGTCTCAAGAAGGACTATACCAGCACTATAAAAGCATTGCCGAAGCTGTTCCTGAACTGCCGTTTATGCTCTATAACGTTCCTGGTCGCACGGTGGTAGATATAACTGCCGACACTGTTATAAGACTCTTTGACGACGTTAAAAATATCTACGGCATAAAAGAGGCTACCGGAAGTCTTGAGAGAAGCGTTGAACTGCTCTCACGCAGACCCGAGCTTAAAGTATTTAGCGGAGATGATGCTATAGACTACCCTATCCTTGCAAACGGCGGAGCGGGCATAACATCCGTTACGGCAAACCTGCTTCCTGATCTAAAGAGCGAGCTTGTACGCCTAGCTCTTAGCGGAGACTACAAAGGTTCAAAAGCTATAAATGACAAACTTTTCCCTATTAATAAAGCGCTATTTTTAGAGTCAAACCCGATCATGATAAAAGCGGCGATGTATATTGCAGGACTTATAAAGACACTGGAGTACAGACTTCCTCTTGTTGCACCGAGTGCACAAAATATGAAGATACTCGAAGAAGTTATGAAAAATTACGAAATAAAGGGACTGTAA